The following coding sequences lie in one Xyrauchen texanus isolate HMW12.3.18 chromosome 25, RBS_HiC_50CHRs, whole genome shotgun sequence genomic window:
- the LOC127618407 gene encoding ankyrin repeat and SOCS box protein 8-like, whose translation MSSTMWYIMQSIQSKYSLSERLIRTIAAIRSFPHDNVEDLIRRGADVNRMHGTLKPLHCACMVADADCVELLLEKGAEVNALDGYNRTALHYAAEKDEGCVELLLEYGAQPNALDGNKDTPLHWAAFKDNPECVRALLESGACPNVRDYNNDTPLSWAAMKGNLESVRVLLEYGAQVHVTNLKGQTPISRLVALLARGLGTEQEEECLELLCRAAGRFEIRKADGSLPRELSKDPQLLARLTSLVAQPPTLRALARCAVRSSLGVQFLPTAVKQLPLPESVKEYVLLRD comes from the exons ATGAGCTCTACTATGTGGTACATAATGCAGAGTATTCAGAGCAAATACTCACTGTCGGAAAGGCTCATTCGAACCATAGCAGCCATTCGCTCCTTCCCACATGATAATGTGGAAGATCTTATTCGCAGG GGGGCAGATGTCAATAGGATGCATGGCACACTGAAGCCTCTACATTGTGCCTGCATGGTGGCTGATGCTGATTGTGTGGAGCTTTTGCTGGAGAAAGGTGCAGAG GTTAATGCCTTGGATGGGTATAACCGCACTGCACTGCATTATGCTGCAGAGAAAGACGAAGGTTGTGTGGAGCTGCTGCTGGAATACGGGGCCCAGCCAAATGCACTGGATGGCAACAAGGATACCCCACTGCACTGGGCTGCCTTTAAAGATAACCCTGAGTGTGTACGAGCTCTGCTGGAGAGTGGCGCATGCCCCAATGTTCGCGATTACAACAACGACACGCCCCTTAGTTGGGCAGCCATGAAGGGCAACCTGGAGAGCGTGCGTGTGCTGCTTGAGTATGGTGCTCAAGTCCATGTCACCAACCTAAAGGGCCAGACACCCATATCCCGGCTGGTAGCACTGCTGGCTCGAGGTCTGGGCACGGAACAGGAGGAAGAGTGCCTTGAGCTGCTTTGCCGTGCTGCGGGGCGGTTTGAGATCCGCAAGGCAGATGGCTCCTTACCACGTGAGCTCAGTAAGGATCCTCAATTACTGGCTCGACTCACTAGTTTGGTAGCCCAGCCACCTACGTTGCGAGCACTGGCACGCTGTGCTGTGCGCAGTAGCCTGGGAGTGCAGTTCCTCCCCACTGCCGTCAAACAGCTTCCCCTTCCAGAGTCAGTTAAAGAATATGTGCTCCTCAGAGACTGA